The Teredinibacter sp. KSP-S5-2 genome includes a window with the following:
- a CDS encoding serine hydrolase domain-containing protein: MPEKIAFQHISSRQTTNPKWFSPEKQLAASCNPPNLSLINHLTMQMERFISAYQVPDLSIALVDNASTIWTKSFQHGGNRRKAYADNEQARYSVNTLSHVLTAIAIMQQMEQGNLSIDKPYSALFPYMPGATFTLRDLLSYPSKLDQLYLKNQNTPLPRSKGSSVESYSHALTCAALEQASRQSIVDYMNRQLLPQLNMRQSSFHVRAFSDKPNNKSDNSAFSSRLQTTIDDLSQIIKMVNRRGASSAERVLHPDTINTMINPQTPTQELSHYGLGWHIFEETQNSKLVGHLELSAFSSSSVMLLDMHTQVGIALLTNNQQCQLPLYTIAKKALTHMINIKRHDSGSI; encoded by the coding sequence ATGCCTGAAAAAATCGCATTCCAGCACATTTCAAGCAGACAAACCACCAATCCAAAATGGTTTTCTCCAGAAAAACAGTTAGCAGCTTCGTGCAATCCCCCTAATTTGTCACTAATAAACCATTTGACCATGCAAATGGAAAGGTTTATCTCCGCCTACCAAGTGCCAGATCTTAGTATTGCTTTAGTGGATAACGCATCAACAATTTGGACAAAGAGTTTTCAGCATGGTGGAAACCGCCGGAAAGCATATGCTGATAATGAGCAAGCCCGCTATTCTGTCAACACATTAAGTCACGTATTAACAGCCATAGCCATAATGCAGCAAATGGAACAGGGAAATTTATCGATAGACAAACCATACAGTGCGCTTTTCCCATATATGCCAGGCGCGACTTTTACCTTGCGTGACTTATTGAGTTATCCATCGAAATTGGATCAGTTATATTTAAAAAATCAGAACACACCTTTACCACGCTCAAAGGGTTCATCCGTAGAAAGCTATTCTCACGCTCTTACCTGTGCAGCGCTTGAACAGGCCTCAAGGCAGAGCATTGTCGACTATATGAACCGACAACTTTTACCGCAGTTGAATATGCGTCAGTCGAGCTTCCATGTGCGAGCATTCAGTGACAAACCAAACAACAAGTCCGATAACTCTGCATTTTCCAGCCGCCTGCAAACAACGATTGACGATTTATCTCAAATTATAAAAATGGTGAACCGTCGAGGAGCATCCAGTGCAGAGAGAGTGCTTCACCCTGACACCATTAACACAATGATAAACCCACAAACACCGACTCAGGAATTGAGTCACTACGGCTTAGGCTGGCACATTTTTGAAGAAACTCAAAACAGCAAACTGGTTGGGCATTTGGAACTATCAGCATTTAGCTCAAGTTCAGTTATGCTGTTGGATATGCATACTCAAGTAGGCATAGCCCTGTTAACCAATAACCAGCAATGCCAGTTACCGCTATACACCATTGCCAAAAAAGCGCTGACACACATGATTAATATTAAACGTCATGACAGCGGATCAATATAA
- a CDS encoding glycoside hydrolase family 5 protein encodes MNNLVKFVLAAALGLVGAQSLAIDCTDYPIYQPNQTVVGTGDRVRIGDNVYECLVGGWCSLDGPYLPGSGWAWEYAWKLVGVCDISSSSSSSSSSSSTSSSSSSSSSSSSSSSSSSSSSSSSSSTSSSSSSSSSSSGSSLPVCPPNVWQQGTVYVGGSDPILVPGPPPMSCKAKWWTQAEPNPNDQWGPWDCEPCQISSSSSSSSSSSSSSSSSSSSSSSSSSSSSSSSSSSSSSSSSSGGTPVATHGQLHVCGTKLCNQNNQTIQLRGMSTHGLQWYGWNNCLTEASLDALANDWKADILRISLYVQEGGYETDPIGYTNQVNRLIEEATERGMYALVDWHQLSPGDPNANLNLAIDFFTDIAQAHNGKNNIIYDVANEPNGVTWDAVQSYAMQIIPVIRQHDPDAVVLIGTHGWGSLGVSDGKTAQDIVNNPVTLDNIMYTFHFYAASHGQSYRDNLVWAAERLPIFVTEWGSQTYTGDGTNDFASTQAYLDILNQYQISWTNWNFSDDFRSGAVWKQGTCSANNNWSTANLKEAGLWVRDKILNR; translated from the coding sequence ATGAATAACCTAGTCAAATTCGTTTTAGCGGCAGCGCTTGGCCTTGTAGGCGCGCAGAGCCTTGCTATTGACTGCACGGATTACCCTATTTATCAGCCCAACCAAACCGTAGTCGGCACTGGCGATCGAGTCAGAATTGGCGACAACGTTTACGAATGCCTGGTAGGCGGCTGGTGCTCACTGGATGGCCCATACCTACCCGGATCAGGCTGGGCGTGGGAATATGCCTGGAAGCTGGTTGGCGTATGCGATATTTCCAGCAGCAGTTCATCCTCCAGCAGTTCCAGTTCCACAAGCTCTTCAAGTTCCAGCAGCTCCTCCAGTAGCTCGAGTTCATCTTCAAGCTCCAGCAGTAGCTCTAGTAGCTCAAGCACCAGTTCAAGTTCATCAAGCAGCTCTTCATCCAGCGGCAGTAGCCTCCCCGTTTGCCCACCAAATGTATGGCAGCAAGGAACGGTATATGTCGGCGGCAGTGATCCCATTCTGGTTCCAGGGCCACCTCCGATGTCTTGTAAAGCAAAATGGTGGACGCAAGCCGAACCAAACCCAAATGACCAATGGGGTCCATGGGATTGTGAGCCATGCCAGATTTCTTCCAGCAGCTCCAGCTCCTCTTCAAGCTCAAGCTCTTCGAGTTCATCAAGTAGCTCATCCTCCAGCTCCAGCAGCAGTTCCTCCTCGTCCAGTTCTAGCAGCTCTTCATCAAGCTCCTCGTCTGGTGGAACACCCGTGGCAACTCACGGCCAACTGCATGTTTGTGGTACCAAGCTGTGTAACCAGAATAATCAAACCATTCAGTTACGCGGTATGAGCACCCACGGTTTGCAATGGTATGGTTGGAACAACTGCTTAACCGAAGCTTCCCTGGACGCTCTGGCAAATGACTGGAAAGCGGACATTCTCCGTATTTCGCTTTATGTTCAGGAAGGCGGTTATGAGACCGACCCAATCGGTTACACAAATCAGGTAAACCGTTTAATCGAAGAGGCCACTGAGCGCGGCATGTATGCCCTTGTTGACTGGCACCAACTCTCACCCGGAGATCCAAACGCGAACTTGAATCTTGCAATCGATTTCTTCACCGATATCGCGCAAGCGCACAACGGCAAAAACAACATTATTTATGATGTTGCCAACGAGCCAAACGGTGTGACCTGGGATGCGGTACAGAGCTATGCGATGCAAATCATTCCCGTGATCCGCCAACACGACCCAGACGCAGTGGTCTTGATAGGCACACACGGCTGGGGCTCTCTGGGGGTTTCGGACGGTAAAACCGCACAGGATATCGTGAACAACCCGGTCACCTTGGATAACATCATGTACACCTTCCACTTTTACGCGGCATCACATGGACAAAGTTATCGCGACAATCTGGTTTGGGCGGCCGAGAGACTTCCTATCTTCGTAACCGAGTGGGGTTCACAAACATACACCGGTGACGGCACCAATGATTTTGCCAGCACGCAGGCGTATCTGGATATTCTCAACCAGTATCAGATTAGCTGGACTAACTGGAATTTCTCCGATGACTTCCGGTCTGGCGCAGTTTGGAAACAAGGTACTTGTTCCGCCAATAACAACTGGAGCACAGCTAACTTGAAAGAAGCCGGCCTTTGGGTACGAGATAAAATTCTAAACCGCTAA
- a CDS encoding EVE domain-containing protein: protein MNYWLFKTEPAEYSILDLKHEKNSTGRWDGIRNYQARNFIRDKIQIGDQVFIYHSQCKPVGIAGTARVVSEAYPDPAQYDPESHYYDPKSTQETPRWFSVDIQFQTAFKQIYPLATIKNQTALADMVLVKQGRLSIQPVSRQEWQFIVNQNL, encoded by the coding sequence ATGAACTATTGGCTATTTAAAACTGAACCTGCGGAATACAGTATTCTGGATCTCAAACATGAAAAGAACAGCACAGGACGCTGGGACGGCATTCGAAACTACCAAGCCAGAAATTTCATTCGGGACAAAATTCAGATAGGGGATCAGGTTTTCATCTACCACAGTCAATGCAAACCCGTTGGCATTGCAGGCACGGCACGTGTGGTCAGCGAAGCCTACCCTGATCCAGCGCAATACGATCCGGAATCCCATTATTACGACCCCAAGTCGACACAGGAAACCCCTCGCTGGTTTAGTGTGGATATCCAGTTTCAAACAGCGTTTAAGCAGATATATCCGCTCGCAACCATAAAAAACCAAACGGCATTGGCGGATATGGTGTTAGTGAAACAAGGCCGGTTATCGATTCAACCCGTCAGCAGGCAGGAATGGCAATTTATTGTGAATCAGAATCTGTAG
- a CDS encoding tetratricopeptide repeat protein produces MHTKHIVAGFIFRTLVIFLFFFHSSIAFSHGDGNAKIHQLDHQIEHNPNNVKLYEKRAKLLILNENWNKALQDLKKIEKLNPENTDVYLSRAEIYYAQNKYNKSLKSINRYLTSHPDNVPGRLVRARVYTSIQQINEAETDYRFVLTNAQRTLPTWYTEFAEALHSHNKNEQAIQILEQGMATLGDLNVFALTAAEIEFNSGQVNAALTRIDTVLNKADRKDIWLALRGDFLLKANRKDEAKAAYTAALRSQANLPQHIQNKPISRELVQALETKLKTL; encoded by the coding sequence ATGCACACAAAACACATAGTGGCTGGTTTTATTTTCCGCACTCTCGTTATTTTTTTATTCTTCTTTCATAGCTCAATCGCTTTCTCCCACGGCGATGGTAACGCCAAAATACATCAACTCGATCATCAAATTGAGCACAACCCGAACAACGTAAAACTCTATGAAAAACGTGCCAAACTACTCATATTGAATGAGAACTGGAACAAGGCTCTACAGGATTTAAAAAAAATCGAGAAGCTAAACCCAGAAAATACTGACGTATATCTATCGCGAGCAGAAATTTATTACGCACAAAACAAATACAATAAGTCGCTTAAAAGCATTAATAGGTATCTGACCTCACATCCTGACAACGTGCCTGGCCGACTTGTTCGGGCCCGTGTATACACCTCCATACAGCAAATAAATGAGGCAGAAACAGACTACCGTTTCGTACTCACTAATGCGCAGAGAACCTTACCTACCTGGTACACAGAGTTTGCCGAGGCGTTGCACAGCCACAATAAAAACGAGCAGGCAATACAAATTCTCGAGCAGGGAATGGCCACATTGGGAGACTTAAATGTTTTTGCCCTTACCGCCGCAGAAATCGAATTTAATTCCGGTCAGGTAAACGCGGCACTTACCCGTATTGATACCGTGTTAAACAAGGCTGACCGTAAGGATATCTGGCTGGCGCTACGCGGGGATTTCTTATTAAAAGCCAACCGAAAAGACGAAGCAAAAGCAGCATACACAGCGGCATTGCGCTCCCAAGCCAATCTGCCACAACACATACAAAATAAACCCATCTCCAGGGAGCTGGTACAAGCTCTGGAAACAAAATTGAAAACACTCTGA